The window CCTCCAACAACCTTAACTACCTATGATCATTGTTTAAGCTCGTATTTTCTTAAACCTTCAGGAACATACCATTCTTCAAGATTATATGTAATGCCGGCCGGGGCGGGCTCAACACCGCGGAATCTTTTATGCAATCCTACAAGTGCTTTGGAAACATACAGAAAAGTGTAAGGCTGATCTTCTGCCAGGATTTCCTGCGCTTTAAAATATAGTTGTTTTCGTTTTTCCATATCGAATGTCAGTCTGGCTTTTTCGATCAGTTTGTCCAGTTGTTCATTTTGATAACAGATAAAATTTAAGTTTTCATTTTTGCATTTTGAGGAGTGCCAGACGTTGTAAAGGTCAGGTTCCAAGGGGATAGACCAACCCATCACAAGTGCGTCAAAGTTTCTCTTGTCAATATATTCATTAATCAGGGTAGCCCATTCTATCACTCTGATTTCCACCCTTATGCCCAGTTTCTCCCAACTTTGCTGCACAATTTCAGCTATTTTTGACCTGTTGGAATTTCCCTGATTAGTCATTAGTGTGAAAGAGAATTCTTTACCATTTTTCTCGAGAATTTTATCACCATCTGTATCTTTCCAGCCTGCTTCTGCCAAAAGCTGCTTTGCCTTTTCTAAATTGTAATTGTATCTGGGGACATCAGGGTTATACCAATAGGTGCCGGGTTTGTATGGACCAGTTGCAATCTTTCCCTGTCCAAAAAGTACACTATCTATAATGCCCTTTTTAGGGGTGGCATAAGAGAGTGCCTGTCTTACTTTTTTATCTTCAAACATTTCCTTTTGAAGGTTGTAACCTATGTAGGTGTATGAGTTGGACAGGTAAGAATATTTGTTGAAATGATCTTCAAACTGAGAGGTATCCGTTTGTTTGGTATATTGAAGAGGAGACATCGACATAAGATCTATATCCTGGTTTAGCAAAGCCAAATACATCGCGGCAGTGTCAGGAATGATTTTCAGTACATATTTAGCCAGATAAGGCCTTTCCTTGAAATAATCTTTGTTGGCTTTCAGTGTAATACTTTTTCCTGGTTCCCATTTTACAAATTTAAACGGACCTGTTCCCACGGGATTTCTCTGCAGCGGAGACTGAGTGATTTTTTTACCCTCAAGCAGATGTTTGGGAAGGATTGTCATTGTCCAGCTGTTTAGTGCCGGTGCGAATGGGGTTTTATAATTTACGCGCACGGTATAATTATCGGGTATTGTTACATTATCTATAATTTGAAAGTCTGCATCGTAAGCAGTTGGCGTGTCTTCATCGATAATTGTTTGATATGTGAATTTTACATCTTCTGCAGTAAAAGGTTCACCGTCATGCCATTTAACATTTTTCTTCAAATAAAATGTGATTGTTTTTTTGTTGTCTGATATTTTCCAGTCTTTTGCCAAATCACCCACAAGCTTGAGATTTTTGTTGTATTTTAAAAGTCCGTTATAAATAAAAGAAGCTACACTGTGGGAAACAGAATCAGAAGCGAGAATGGGAATTAAGTTGCTTGCATCACCAATACTCCCTTCAAAAAGCATACCGCCGAAGGATTTTTCTGATTTAGCTTCTTCAGCTGGAGGGGTCTCTTTTTTGTTCTCAACAGTAGTTTCATTCTGCTGAGAGCATGCAAATAACAGAAAACTAAATAATAGAACTGCAAGTTTAAGATATTTTGAACAATGCATAACTATTTGCTTTCCAAAGGAACTTTTGGCTGACTTTGTTGCTGCTGTGTAGCTGGCGGTTGTTGCATTTGATTAATTACAGAACTGCCGCTTTTGTTGCTTGACAATACCGACAGCGCTATGGATGTAAAAAAGAATATTACAACCAAGACCGTTGTTACTTTGTTGATAATACTCGCAGGACTGCCCGGCCCGAACACATTGCTGGAGCCGCCGCCGAATGCTTCACTAAGGCTTGTTCCTTTTGCTGACTGCAAAAGGACTGCTATGATCAGCAAAAAACAAATAAAAATATGAATTCCCAATAATATTGCATACATTTTACACCTCTATAACGTACAATTTTGTATTATTTTACTAAAAGATTCAAACTTCAGGCTTGCTCCGCCCACAAGAGCTCCGTCTATATTTTCCATATTTATAAGCTCTTTTATATTTTCCGGTTTGACACTGCCGCCATAAATAATTTTTATTTCAGATGCAGCTTCTTCGCCGTATTTGGATTTAATAAAATCTCTGACAGCAGAGTGAATTTCTTCGGCATCCTCTTTTCCGGCTGTTTTTCCTGTTCCTATAGCCCAGACCGGCTCATAAGCTATGATAATATTGTTTAGAAATTTTTTCTCTATCCCTTTCAGGGCTTTCCCAACCTGTGAAACAGTCTGCTCTTTATGAATATGAGCTTCTCTTTCATCAAGCATTTCACCAACGCACACTATGGCATCTAAACCTTGGTCAATGCAGGAATGAAGCTTTTTGTTTATCAATTCGTCAGTTTCTCCAAGTATGTGTCTTCTTTCAGAATGACCGAGAAGTGCAAACGTACACCCTACAGATTTTAGCATTTCAACAGAAACTTCACCGGTGTATGCTCCATTTTTCTCGAAATGAACATTTTGAGATCCCAACCTGATTTCTGTTCCTGAAGATTTCAGTATTTTATAAACAGGATAAAGATTCGTATAAGAAGGGATTAAGGCAACACCAACTCTGTTATAGTCGATATTTTCTGCCGCTATTTTATCGGTCAGCTCTTGTGCCATATCAAGGGTAAGATTCATTTTCCAGTTGCCGGCAATAAAAGGTTTTCTCATTTCTTTTCACCTTCGTTTGGTTGTGTGTTTTTTCCGGAATTTTTTCCCATTTCAGTTGTTCCGTTGA of the Flexistipes sp. genome contains:
- a CDS encoding peptide-binding protein, which codes for MHCSKYLKLAVLLFSFLLFACSQQNETTVENKKETPPAEEAKSEKSFGGMLFEGSIGDASNLIPILASDSVSHSVASFIYNGLLKYNKNLKLVGDLAKDWKISDNKKTITFYLKKNVKWHDGEPFTAEDVKFTYQTIIDEDTPTAYDADFQIIDNVTIPDNYTVRVNYKTPFAPALNSWTMTILPKHLLEGKKITQSPLQRNPVGTGPFKFVKWEPGKSITLKANKDYFKERPYLAKYVLKIIPDTAAMYLALLNQDIDLMSMSPLQYTKQTDTSQFEDHFNKYSYLSNSYTYIGYNLQKEMFEDKKVRQALSYATPKKGIIDSVLFGQGKIATGPYKPGTYWYNPDVPRYNYNLEKAKQLLAEAGWKDTDGDKILEKNGKEFSFTLMTNQGNSNRSKIAEIVQQSWEKLGIRVEIRVIEWATLINEYIDKRNFDALVMGWSIPLEPDLYNVWHSSKCKNENLNFICYQNEQLDKLIEKARLTFDMEKRKQLYFKAQEILAEDQPYTFLYVSKALVGLHKRFRGVEPAPAGITYNLEEWYVPEGLRKYELKQ
- the secG gene encoding preprotein translocase subunit SecG; amino-acid sequence: MYAILLGIHIFICFLLIIAVLLQSAKGTSLSEAFGGGSSNVFGPGSPASIINKVTTVLVVIFFFTSIALSVLSSNKSGSSVINQMQQPPATQQQQSQPKVPLESK
- the tpiA gene encoding triose-phosphate isomerase → MRKPFIAGNWKMNLTLDMAQELTDKIAAENIDYNRVGVALIPSYTNLYPVYKILKSSGTEIRLGSQNVHFEKNGAYTGEVSVEMLKSVGCTFALLGHSERRHILGETDELINKKLHSCIDQGLDAIVCVGEMLDEREAHIHKEQTVSQVGKALKGIEKKFLNNIIIAYEPVWAIGTGKTAGKEDAEEIHSAVRDFIKSKYGEEAASEIKIIYGGSVKPENIKELINMENIDGALVGGASLKFESFSKIIQNCTL